The following coding sequences lie in one Anguilla rostrata isolate EN2019 chromosome 8, ASM1855537v3, whole genome shotgun sequence genomic window:
- the LOC135260801 gene encoding sodium/potassium-transporting ATPase subunit beta-1-interacting protein 3-like: MGCCSGRCTLVFLCVLQLLAALERQIFDFLGYQWAPILANFLHIIIVILGLFGTLQYRPKYVIMYAVWTALWVGWNVFVICFYLEVAGLTQEMDVMTFNISLHRSWWREHGPGCVRTEAPPPDPYDPHDLPGHAFISVTGCMVEFQYLEVVHSSFSILLALVGFVFACYVISVFTEEGDSCRY, from the exons cTCGCAGCCTTGGAGCGACAGATCTTTGATTTCCTGGGATACCAGTGGGCCCCCATCCTTGCGAATTTCCTGCACATAATCATTGTTATTCTTGGCCTGTTTGGAACACTTCAGTATCGGCCTAAGTACGTCATCATG TATGCCGTTTGGACCGCGCTGTGGGTCGGCTGGAACGTGTTCGTCATCTGCTTCTACCTGGAAGTGGCGGGCCTCACCCAG GAAATGGACGTTATGACCTTTAACATCTCTCTGCACCGCTCCTGGTGGCGGGAGCACGGGCCAGGCTGCGTGAGGacggaagccccgccccctgacccCTACGACCCCCATGACCTGCCGGGCCACGCCTTCATCTCTGTTACTGGCTGcatggtggagtttcagtacCTGGAAGTGGTGCACTCTTCCTTCAGTATACTGCTGGCT ctggttgggtttgtgtttgcctGCTACGTGATCAGCGTGTTTACAGAGGAAGGGGACAGCTGTCGGtactga